The nucleotide window CGAGGGCCACGCCGACGCCCTCGCCGTCCTCGCCGAGGTCGGCGGCCCCGAGCCGGCCGCCGGCGCCCGGCTCGGCGTGTGGGCGGCCGAACCACCGCAGGGCCGGGTGACCGCGACCCGCACGGCCGCGGGGTGGCGGCTGTCCGGCCGCAAGCAGTGGTGCTCCGGTGCGGGCGTGCTCACCGCCGCGCTGGTCACCGCCACCGCCGAGGACGGCCGGCGGCTGTTCCTCCTGGACCTGGACCGGGTCGGCGTGCGGGTCGACAGCTCGCCGTGGGCCAACGCCGGCATGGCCGGCAGCGACACCGCCGACGTCCACCTCACCGACGTCCCGGTGGTCCCGGTCGGCGCACCCCGGGCCTACCTGGACCGCCCCGGGTTCTGGCACGGCGGCATCGGGGTCGCCGCCGTCTGGGCCGGGGGCGCCCGGGGCGTGGCCGCGACCCTGCTGCGCACCGCCGTCGAGCGCGGGCCCGACCCGCTGCGCGACGCCGCCGTGGGCGCGGTCGACGTCCTGCTCGCCGGGCTGGACGCCGCCCTGCAGACCGCCGCCGCCGAGGTGGACGCCGACCCGCGGGACACCGCCGGGACGGCGCAGCTGCGGGCCCAGCGGGTGCGGGCGCTGGCCGCCCGCACCGGCGACGAGGTGCTCGGCGTCGTCGGGCGGACGCTCGGCGCCGGTCCGCTGGCCCACGACGCCGCCCACGCCGCCCGGGTCGCGGACCTGACCGTCTACCTGCGCCAGCACCACGGCGAGCGCGACCTGGCCGCCCACGGCGCCCTGGTGCGCGAGCGGGCCGCCCGGT belongs to Modestobacter sp. L9-4 and includes:
- a CDS encoding acyl-CoA dehydrogenase family protein is translated as MSITLDTGEQRRDPGEDAVRRASADFRELLRTGWSLPLPGSGATLERWRALMGLGERDLPLARLAEGHADALAVLAEVGGPEPAAGARLGVWAAEPPQGRVTATRTAAGWRLSGRKQWCSGAGVLTAALVTATAEDGRRLFLLDLDRVGVRVDSSPWANAGMAGSDTADVHLTDVPVVPVGAPRAYLDRPGFWHGGIGVAAVWAGGARGVAATLLRTAVERGPDPLRDAAVGAVDVLLAGLDAALQTAAAEVDADPRDTAGTAQLRAQRVRALAARTGDEVLGVVGRTLGAGPLAHDAAHAARVADLTVYLRQHHGERDLAAHGALVRERAAR